A single Seriola aureovittata isolate HTS-2021-v1 ecotype China chromosome 19, ASM2101889v1, whole genome shotgun sequence DNA region contains:
- the ddx1 gene encoding ATP-dependent RNA helicase DDX1, with product MAAYSEMGVMPEIAQAVDEMEWLLPTDIQAESIPLILGGGDVLMAAETGSGKTGAFSIPVIQIVYETLKDHQEGKKGKASIKTGGAIFNTWQMNPYDRSTAFAIGPDGLCCQSREFKEWHGCRSTKGVTKGKYCYEVTCHDQGLCRVGWSTIQAALDLGTDKHGFGFGGTGKKSNNKQFDSYGEEFTMHDTIGCYLDLDNGNISFSKNGNDLGLAFEIPQNLRNQPFFASCVLKNAELKFNFGGENFKHPPKSGFVALDQASEGHTAKSSQTGSAKVSQVKAVSNAPKALIIEPSKELAEQTLNNVKQFKKYVDNPKLRELLVIGGVAAKDQLAALEQGIDIVVGTPGRLDDLISTGKLSLSQIRFLVLDECDGLLSAGYTDFINRIYNQIPQVTSDGKRLQVIVCSATLHSFDVKKLSERIMHFPTWVDLKGEDSVPETVHHVVVPVNPKSDRLWERLGKNHIRTDEVHAKDNTRPGANSAEMWSEAIKVLKGEYTVKAIKEHKMDMAIIFCRTKIDCDNMEQYFIQQGGGPDSKNHQFSCVCLHGDRKPNERKNNLERFKKKEVRLLICTDVAARGIDIHGVPYVINVTLPDEKQNYVHRIGRVGRAERMGLAISLVAMEKEKVWYHVCPNRGRGCYNTRLKEDGGCTIWYNEKELLSDVEEHLKCTITQCEPDIKVPLDEFDGKVTYGQRRALGGGNYKGHVDVLAPTVQELANLEQEAQTSFLHMGYMPNQLFRAF from the exons ATGGCAGCGTATTCTG AAATGGGGGTTATGCCTGAAATTGCGCAGGCTGTGGATGAGATGGAATGGCT GCTACCTACTGACATCCAGGCTGAGTCCATTCCCCTAATTCTTGGTGGAGGAGATGTACTTATG GCAGCAGAAACTGGTAGTGGCAAAACAGGA GCCTTCAGTATCCCTGTGATCCAGATTGTGTATGAGACCCTGAAGGATCACCAGGAGGGCAAAAAGGGCAAAGCCTCCATCAAGACTGGAGGAGCCA TTTTCAACACTTGGCAGATGAATCCTTACGATCGCAGTACAGCCTTTG CAATTGGTCCAGATGGACTGTGCTGCCAGAGCAGGGAGTTTAAAGAGTGGCATGGCTGTCGCTCTACAAAGGGTGTCACCAAAG GGAAGTACTGTTATGAGGTGACCTGCCATGATCAGGGTCTGTGTCGGGTAGGATGGTCCACCATTCAGGCAGCACTGGACTTGG GAACTGATAAgcatggttttggttttggaggGACTGGAAAAAAATCTAACAACAAGCAGTTTGACAGCTATGGAGAG GAGTTTACCATGCATGACACTATTGGATGCTACCTGGATTTAGACAATGGCAACATTTCCTTCTCCAAAAATG GTAATGACCTCGGTTTGGCTTTTGAGATCCCTCAAAATCTGAGGAATCAGCCTTTCTTTGCCTCCTGTGTTCTAAAG AATGCAGAGCTAAAGTTCAACTTTGGTGGAGAAAACTTTAAACACCCCCCAAAGAGTGGATTTGTTGCCCTGGATCAGGCGTCAGAGGGTCACACAGCCAAATCTTCTCAGACAG GCAGTGCCAAAGTCAGTCAGGTGAAAGCAGTATCCAATGCACCCAAAGCCCTGATCATTGAGCCATCTAAAGAATTAGCTGAGCAAACTCTCAACAATGTCAAACAATTCAAGAAATATGTGGACAACCCCAAACTCAG GGAACTACTTGTGATTGGTGGTGTGGCTGCCAAGGATCAGTTGGCTGCTCTGGAACAGGGG ATCGACATTGTGGTGGGAACACCTGGCAGACTGGACGACCTCATATCCACTGGGAAACTCAGTCTGTCCCAAATCCGTTTTCTGGTCCTGGATGAGTGT GATGGGCTGCTGTCAGCAGGCTATACAGATTTTATCAACAGAATCTATAACCAAATCCCACAGGTCACCTCTGATGGCAAGAGACTGCAG GTGATTGTATGCTCAGCCACTCTGCATTCCTTTGACGTGAAGAAGTTGTCTGAGCGTATCATGCACTTTCCCACATGGGTGGACCTGAAGGGGGAGGACTCTGTTCCAGAGACTGTCCACCATGTAGTGGTGCCTGTTAATCCTAAGAGTGATCGTCTCTGGGAGCGTCTCGGCAAGAACCACATCCGG ACTGATGAAGTTCATGCCAAAGATAACACCAGACCAGGAGCAAATTCTGCAG AAATGTGGTCAGAAGCCATCAAGGTGCTAAAGGGTGAGTACACAGTGAAGGCCATCAAAGAACATAAGATGGACATGGCCATTATCTTCTGTCGCACCAAGATCGACTGTGACAACATGGAGCAGTACTTCATCCAGCAAGGAGGAG gtCCAGACAGTAAAAACCAccagttttcctgtgtttgtctccATGGTGATCGTAAGCCCAATGAGCGGAAAAATAACTTGGAGCGTTTCAAG AAAAAAGAGGTGAGGCTCTTGATCTGCACAGATGTAGCCGCCAGAGGAATTGACATCCATGGAGTTCCATACG tgattAACGTCACCCTGCCAGATGAGAAGCAGAACTACGTCCATCGTATCGGCAGAGTCGGAAGAGCAGAGAG AATGGGACTGGCTATCTCCTTAGTTGCAATGGAAAAAGAGAAG GTGTGGTACCATGTTTGCCCGAACCGAGGCAGAGGTTGCTACAACACCCGACTGAAGGAGGATGGAGGTTGCACCATCTGGTACAATGAGAAAGAG CTCCTGTCAGATGTTGAGGAGCATCTAAAGTGCACCATCACCCAGTGTGAGCCAGACATCAAAGTACCTCTAGATGAGTTTGATGGAAAGGTCACCTATGGTCAGCGCAGGGCATTGGGAG GTGGTAACTACAAGGGTCATGTGGATGTACTAGCTCCAACAGTCCAGGAGCTGGCTAACCTTGAGCAGGAAGCCCAAACGTCCTTCCTCCACATGGGATACATGCCAAACCAGCTTTTCAGAGCCTTCTAA